The proteins below come from a single Leptospirillum ferriphilum genomic window:
- a CDS encoding DUF167 domain-containing protein — translation MPSEQLPPEGRVRIRVRPGKKKDVLFLSGEEFSADLSAPAREGAANDRLLRNLSQWLAWPVSKIRLEKGQASRLKTIVIAGMTGEEIRKRLLACVRASPNKD, via the coding sequence ATGCCTTCAGAACAGCTCCCTCCAGAGGGAAGGGTCCGGATTCGGGTCCGTCCGGGAAAAAAGAAAGACGTTCTCTTCCTTTCGGGTGAAGAATTTTCTGCCGATCTTTCCGCCCCAGCCCGTGAAGGAGCGGCCAATGATCGTCTCCTCCGGAATCTCTCTCAATGGCTTGCCTGGCCTGTTTCAAAAATCCGGCTTGAAAAAGGCCAGGCATCCCGTCTGAAAACAATTGTGATCGCAGGAATGACCGGGGAGGAGATCCGAAAAAGGCTTCTTGCCTGTGTCCGGGCTTCCCCGAACAAAGACTAA